TATCATTTTGGGCAGGCCAGCTATGAACGCCCTTCGGGCCGTGGCCTCGGCTTACCACCAGAAGCTAAAGTTCCCGGTGGGGAACATAATTGGAGAAGTAAGGGGGGACCAGCCATCCTCCCGCAAGTGCTATGCAGAAACTGTCAAGATCGAAAATAAAAGAGCCCGACGAGATGGAGAAAGCAGGAGGTCGGGGAAAGAGGAGGTGCATTCTATCCAACAGGTGCACATGGTGGAAGGTGAGGAGCAGGAAGAAGTAGGCGTCTTACCCGGACAGCCCATGAAGACAACGAAAATAGCCCGGGATCTTGAGCCGGCCACCCGGGCCCAACTGCTACAATGCCTAGAGAAGAATGCGGACATCTTCGCATGGTCTTCATCAGAGTTAGTAGGGGTCTCCCCTCACATGGCGGAACACCGGTTAAACATCATCCCGGGCTCTCGGGTGGTAAAACAGAGAAAGAGACACTTTGGTCCCGAAAAGGACAAGGTGATTGCTGGCCACGTGGAAGAGCTATTGAAAGCTGGACAGATCAGAGAGGTACAGTTTCCCACCTGGTTATCCAACGTAGTCTTGGTTCCCAAGTCAGCCGGCAAGTGGCGGATGTGTGTTGAATTCAGGGATCTGAATAAAGCTTGCCCAAAGGACTGCTACCCCCTGCCCCGGATTGGTCAGCTGGTGGACTCGACATCAGGGTATGAGTTGTTATGTTTCATGGATGCATACCAGGGGTATCATCAAATCCCCCTGGCCCGAGAAGACCAGGAGAAAGTTAGCTTCATTACTtcgagggggggggggggggactTTCTGCTATgtggtcatgccttttggtttgaagAATGCCGGGGCCACATACCAAAGGTTGATGGACCGGATATTCGCCAAGCAGGCCGGGCGGAATATTGAAGTCTACGTAGATGATATCTTGGTGAAATCCCGGGTACACCCTGACTTCATCCCGGACCTCGAAGAGACCTTCTCCAATCTTCGGGAGTATGGGGTGAAGCTGAACCCGGCCAAATGCACGTTTGGGGTCAAGAGTGGCAAGTTCCTCGGGTTCATGGTCACCGAGAGAGGAATTGAAGTCAATCCGGAGAAAGTCAGGTCTATCACTGAAATGACATCCCCAAAGTCAATCAAGGATGTACAGAGACTCACGGAAAAAATCGCCGCCCTGTCACGTTTCATTTCCCGGTCTGCACACCGGAGCTACCCTTTTTTTCAGGCTCTGAGGAGGGCCCAAAAATTTGGCTGGGATGAAAAATGTGAAAAGGCTTTCGAGGAATTGAAGAATCATTTGGCCGGGCTCCCTGTCCTTGAGAAGCCCGGACCCGGGGAGAAGCTTTGGGTATACCTTTCTGCCACTGAGCATGCTGTCAGTTCTGTACTGATCCGAGAAGAAGGTACTGATCAAAGGCCGGTCTATTATGTGAGTCATGCACTCAAAGGGCCCGAGATCAGATATACAGAAGTAGAGAAGGTGGCCCTTGCCATGGTGATCACCGCACGAAAACTTCGCCCCTACTTCTTGTCCCATCCCATCACTGTGCTGACCAATACCCCTCTAGGGAGAATCATGACTCAGCCGGAGATCTCGGGAAGGTGGTAAAGTGGACTGTGGAGTTGGGAGAGTATGACATCGAGTACCAGCCTCGGCGGGCCATTAAGGCCCAGGCCTTGTCAGATTTTGTCACCGAGATGGTTGTCCCCGATACCGGGGAGGTTTGGAGGATATTTGCAGACGGGGCTTCCTGTAAAGACGGCAGTGGTGTGGGAGTATGGCTGATATCACCCACCGAGGAGAAAATACGGCTGGCAGTTAGGTTGGACTTCCGGGCTTCTAACAATGAAGCCGAATACGAGGCTGTTATCGTCGGGATAAAAGCAGCCCGTAATGTTGGAGCTAATCAGGTCATCATTTACACGGATTCTCAGCTGGTAGCCCAACAGGTAAAAGGAGTATACGAAGTTCGGGAGGAGAAGTTTGTGAGATATCTAGCTATCATCAAAGAGTTATCCACACATTTCATAAGTTGGAGCATAGAGCAAATCCCCCGAGAGGAAAATACTGAAGCAGATGCCTTGGCAAAGATGGCAGCTTCGCTTTCCGATTACCGGGAGCCGGGCATATCTTATCACACTAACCTGGTATCTTCGGTGGATACTGGGCCTCCTCAAGCCCGGGAAGATAACTGGACCACCCCCATCCTCGACTACATCTCCCAATCCTATCTGCCCGAGGATATCAAGGAGGCCAGTCAAATCAAGAGGAGGGCAGCACGGTTTGTTGTGATTGATGACCGTCTTTACCGGCGATCTTTCCAGGGCCCCCTTCTCAAGTGCATCGCCGGTGATGAATCCATTTATGTTCTAAGGGAGATCCATTAGGGCTGCTGCGGAGATCATATTGGAGCAACTTCCCTGGCTAGGAAGGCTTTGCTGGCCGGGTTCTGGTGGCCAACCATGCATCAAGATGCTGCCCGGGTAGTCCGCTCTTGCGAGGGATGCCAAAGGCATAGCAACATTAACCACCACCCGATTGCCCTTATGAAGCCTATCTGGGCATCTTGTCCTTTTGACCAGTGGGGCCTGGATATCGTGGGATCTTTTCCTGTGGCCCGGGCTCAGAAAAAATTCCTGCTGGTAGGGATTGTCTACTTCTCTAAGTGGGTAGAAGCCGAGCCCTTGGCCAAGATTACGGAGGAAGAAATTCTCAAGTTTATATGGAAAAATATTGTCTGTAGGTTTGGGATCCCCCGGAAGCTTATATCTGAAAATGGCAGGCAATTCCAGGGAAGTAAAGTCAGAGCCTGGTGCAAAGAGATGAAGATTACTCAGGCTTTTACCTCAGTTGCCTACCCGCAAGCCAATGGGCAGACAGAGGTGACCAACCGCACCATTGTCCAAGCTCTCAGAGCCCGGTTATTTGGAGTGGGAAAGGATTGGGTAGAGGAGCTGCTCAGTGTTCTTTGGGCATATCGGACTACACCTCGAACAGCTACCGGGGAAACACCATTCAGCTTGGTTTATGGTTCGGAAGCAGTGCTCCCCGCCGAAATCGGGCAAACTTCAGCCCGAGTGAGCACCTATCCGAAAGACAATGATAGTTCCTGTGCCAGTGAACTTGATCTCATCGAAGAAAGGAGAGAGAGCAGCCATCAGAATGGAGGCTTATCGGCGCCGGGTAATGAAAGCTTATAACCGGAAGGTTCAACACCTAGAGTTCCAGATTGGAGATATGGTTCTCAAGAAAGTAAACCCAGCCGGAGACGTTGGCAAGCTTGATGCCCGATGGGAAGGACCTTACAAAGTGGTGCGCAGAGTCAGCTCGAGCACCTATTAGCTTGAAGATGGGCAGGGTCGTCCTCTCAAAAGACCTTGGAACGCTTTTCACCTCAAGAAGTATTTTCCTTAGAAGCTCTTGTAAATCTTTTTACTATTATTTGGCAATAAAGATCCAGTTCCTGGGAAGATTATTTTTAAAGGGACCGGgtgataccatgccccggcttcccttcattattattaagggcccgggtgataccatgccccggcttccctccaaattattattaagggcccgggtgataccatgccccggcttccctcagaattattattaagggcccgggtgataccatgccccggcttccctcagaattattattaagggcccgggtgataccatgccccggcttccctccaaattattattaagggcccgggtgataccatgccccggcttccctccaaattattattaaaggcccgggtgataccatgccccggcttccctccaAATTATTATTAAGAGCCCGAGTGATACTATGCCCCGGTTTCCCTTCAAGTTATTATCAAACCAGGGAGTCTGAAGTCTCGGTTGCCTAAGTTGATTGATCCTCGGTACCAAACAGTACTATGTGTTATTGTTCAGATGTTATCATAACCAGGTTATTTTCCGGGGTGAATGGAAGAAATCTCATTTAGATtaagaaaaattattacaaCTACCAGAAAGAGAAAAAGTACTAAACGGCAGGCTCTGGCTCTGAGTCCTCTTCCGCCTCGGATTCTTCTTCATCTGGGAGCTCCGCACCATCAGTCGGCAAGGAGTTGACAGCTCGGGCTAAGTCTAGCAGGCTTTTCTTCTCCAGAAGAAGAAGGCCGGCTTCTTTCACCTGTTTTTTGCATTTATTAAAGCCCGTCTTGAAGTAGGGGAAGGCTTTATCTATCACTATCTATTGGAACCCTGCAGTAGCGAGGTAAGAAGCCCGCCACCCCTCCTCCAAGGTGGCCCGAGCCGCAAGATCCGCCTCCCGGGTTGCGAGAGTAGCCTCCAGCTCACCCACCCTCTCGGTGACCAGCACGAAATCATCCAGGGCAGCCCGGGCGTCCAAATCTAGTTTCTCGGCTTGGGCCTCTGTTTTCTCCAGTTTAGCCTTCAGCGAAATGATCTCTGCCCGGGCCTCCTCGAGCTGGGCCTGCAGGAAATTTATAGTGGTGCCCTGGCCAAGGAGGGCCTCCTCATGGAGGTCTTTAATCTGAGCCAGGCGTGCCAGGGCATCCTCATGAAGAGCTGTGGCGGAGGCGGCCCTTGCCTCTGTGCTCTTTTGTAAAGAGCTCATCTTCTCAAAGGCAGCTCTAGCCATCTGCCCGCTCTGCAAATAAACGAAAAGTATATAAGGAAGAAAGCCTACCAATAAAgcaaagaaacaaaggtggagAAGAAGATACTTACAGCCAGTATGAGGTTAAATCTCTCCAGCATGAGATCTCCTGCCTTCGCAGCCTGAAGGATGGACTCTTCGGCAGGAGTCGCCACCCGCTTCAATAGTTGGAAGCCCATCTTTGAGATTCCAGCCGAGAATATAGTCTCGGGCACTGCAGGGGGGATGGAAGTAGTAGAAGAGGGAATCTGAGGAGAGTCAGCGGAATACACTAGTGGGGCAGGCTCGGACCCCTGAGCCACCCGGGTAATCACCCGGGGCTCAACACGAACAAGCTCTTTTGAAGCTTTCCTCTTTTTGGTGGTCTGGAGGGGCTGGTCGGGGGACTCGTCCTCCTCCTCAATCAGAATAACCCCATACTCCTGGGGCCCTGCGGCCTCGGCAGTCCGAGCGCTCGGAGGAGTACCAGCCTGCCCAGCCTCAGCAGGGGCCCGAGTCTCCTTTTCAACAGGCACCGGTGCCAGCTCCCCCTGGACCGGGCCTTCAGTAGCCACCCGGGATGAAGACTCCTGGCGTGGCCTTTCTTTCAGCAGCAGCAGCCTTTCGGGCAGCCTTCTTAGCTGCCCGTTCCTCAGCCAGCTTCTGGGCGAAAGCCTCTTTCATCTCGGCGTCTGCAGGAAA
This is a stretch of genomic DNA from Primulina eburnea isolate SZY01 chromosome 11, ASM2296580v1, whole genome shotgun sequence. It encodes these proteins:
- the LOC140805614 gene encoding uncharacterized protein encodes the protein MKPHRGEGVHLCDGDRGAKLYRSPPSLPHTPKMCSYYGECAHITSECRRLKRAPSQSGLGERAQSEKKSRGPPWVNREAGHRPGDKGPVRQEKDNTGQTSQNRENRDRGGSLTLGVIKMISGGSTDGDSNRARKAHSRHKSFGVDDAVRSEGPVISFGPRDLQGVSLPHNDALVIQEKVANYDIRRVFVDSGSSVNIIFQEALDQMNLEDYQLRPVETALFGFAGHTVYPRGEITLPLTLGAEELRKTVMTVFTVVNAPTSYNIILGRPAMNALRAVASAYHQKLKFPVGNIIGEVRGDQPSSRKCYAETVKIENKRARRDGESRRSGKEEVHSIQQVHMVEGEEQEEVGVLPGQPMKTTKIARDLEPATRAQLLQCLEKNADIFAWSSSELVGVSPHMAEHRLNIIPGSRVVKQRKRHFGPEKDKVIAGHVEELLKAGQIREVQFPTWLSNVVLVPKSAGKWRMCVEFRDLNKACPKDCYPLPRIGQLVDSTSGYELLCFMDAYQGYHQIPLAREDQEKNAGATYQRLMDRIFAKQAGRNIEVYVDDILVKSRVHPDFIPDLEETFSNLREYGVKLNPAKCTFGVKSGKFLGFMVTERGIEVNPEKVRSITEMTSPKSIKDVQRLTEKIAALSRFISRSAHRSYPFFQALRRAQKFGWDEKCEKAFEELKNHLAGLPVLEKPGPGEKLWVYLSATEHAIYRSREGGPCHGDHRTKTSPLLLVPSHHCADQYPSRENHDSAGDLGKVVKWTVELGEYDIEYQPRRAIKAQALSDFVTEMVVPDTGEVWRIFADGASCKDGSGVGVWLISPTEEKIRLAVRLDFRASNNEAEYEAVIVGIKAARNVGANQVIIYTDSQLVAQQVKGVYEVREEKFVRYLAIIKELSTHFISWSIEQIPREENTEADALAKMAASLSDYREPGISYHTNLVSSVDTGPPQAREDNWTTPILDYISQSYLPEDIKEASQIKRRAARFVVIDDRLYRRSFQGPLLKCIAGDESIYVLREIH